The following are encoded together in the Nocardioides thalensis genome:
- a CDS encoding proline dehydrogenase family protein — MRPLRDALLLLSRSGAVKRVVTSMPVSAGIVRSYVPGETVDDVVEAVARLAADGLTATIDYLGEDTLELDQAEATVAAYRDLLDRLFARDLTNVAEVSVKLTAIGLRLSHDDAPGGGYKTALENARDICRAARNAGTTVTLDMEDHTATDETLRILRDLRKDFPETGAVLQAYLHRTEADCRALAGEGSRVRLCKGAYDEPAEVAFTDADEVDRSYVRCLKVLLGGEGYPMIATHDPRLIEITSSLASRYGRAPGSYEFQMLYGIRPLEQKRLADAGETVRVYVPYGAEWYGYLMRRLAERPQNLTFFARSLISKK, encoded by the coding sequence ATGAGACCTCTCCGGGACGCACTGCTGCTGCTGTCACGCAGCGGCGCCGTCAAGCGCGTGGTGACGTCGATGCCGGTCTCCGCGGGGATCGTGCGCAGCTATGTGCCCGGCGAGACGGTCGACGACGTCGTCGAGGCCGTGGCCCGGCTGGCCGCCGACGGGCTGACTGCGACGATCGACTACCTCGGCGAGGACACCCTCGAGCTGGACCAGGCGGAAGCGACGGTCGCGGCCTACCGCGACCTGCTCGACCGGCTCTTTGCCCGCGACCTGACCAACGTCGCCGAGGTGAGCGTGAAGCTGACCGCCATCGGACTGCGCCTGAGCCACGACGACGCCCCGGGCGGCGGCTACAAGACCGCGCTCGAGAACGCGCGCGACATCTGCCGCGCGGCCCGCAACGCCGGCACCACGGTCACTCTCGACATGGAGGACCACACCGCCACCGACGAGACGCTGCGGATCCTGCGCGACCTGCGCAAGGACTTCCCCGAGACCGGCGCCGTGCTCCAGGCCTACCTGCACCGCACCGAGGCCGACTGCCGGGCGCTCGCCGGGGAGGGCTCGCGGGTGCGGCTCTGCAAGGGGGCGTACGACGAGCCGGCCGAGGTGGCCTTCACCGACGCCGACGAGGTCGACCGCTCCTACGTGCGCTGCCTGAAGGTGCTGCTCGGCGGCGAGGGCTATCCGATGATCGCGACCCACGACCCGCGGCTCATCGAGATCACCTCGTCGCTCGCGAGCCGCTACGGCCGCGCGCCCGGCAGCTACGAGTTCCAGATGCTCTACGGCATCCGGCCGCTGGAGCAGAAGCGCCTGGCCGACGCGGGGGAGACCGTCCGCGTCTACGTGCCGTACGGCGCGGAGTGGTACGGCTACCTCATGCGCAGGCTCGCCGAGCGCCCGCAGAACCTGACGTTCTTCGCGCGCTCGCTGATCTCGAAGAAGTAG